One Bartonella tribocorum CIP 105476 genomic window carries:
- a CDS encoding phage late control D family protein: MKPFCTVMANGEDITRTLMDYVLSIEITDEAEDKSDRITIELDDRARESDNGFLDIPLIGTIISVTLGYEGGKNRDMGAYLIDEISVSSPPQSLSVTGRAASMNTSYRTPKSQSYHQQTLGSIIQEIAQRNGYTPKVDPALAKIVVRHIDQTSESDMAFATRLAEDYDAVAKPVDGKLVLAKRGEGKAITGETLPVIVIHEKLCSSWDFKYSARDEAGAANGLATEAGDDQKAAADAREPEEVDNSEDVIHMDESDAPNLPKAETEAKTPENQEQEEEKKGGVLANYHDIRTGEKKEVKVGKPPFHELKYTYHNQSEAVGAIAAYRNKSSRGKSSFSCDIGGDPFVQAEAKLVQEPPFRPYIPAEWRIKSVKHKLDKTGGYTTKIDCELFDETQEDAAGNVANTTPDKDDTLDPNAPPNACDEGEGVIHMDEEAM; the protein is encoded by the coding sequence ATGAAACCTTTTTGCACAGTGATGGCAAATGGAGAGGACATCACAAGAACTCTGATGGACTATGTCTTATCGATTGAAATTACGGATGAAGCAGAAGACAAAAGTGACCGCATCACCATAGAACTTGATGACCGCGCGCGTGAGAGCGACAATGGCTTTCTTGATATTCCTCTCATCGGAACAATCATTTCTGTCACACTTGGCTATGAAGGCGGCAAAAACCGCGATATGGGAGCCTATCTGATTGATGAAATCTCTGTAAGCAGCCCCCCACAAAGTTTAAGCGTGACAGGACGCGCCGCCTCTATGAACACGTCTTATAGAACACCCAAAAGCCAATCCTATCACCAACAAACCCTTGGCAGTATTATTCAAGAGATAGCACAGCGCAATGGCTATACACCAAAAGTTGACCCTGCTCTTGCAAAAATTGTTGTGCGTCACATTGACCAAACTTCTGAAAGCGATATGGCTTTTGCCACGCGCCTTGCAGAAGACTATGATGCGGTAGCAAAACCCGTTGATGGCAAATTGGTGCTTGCCAAACGGGGTGAAGGCAAAGCCATCACTGGTGAAACACTCCCCGTTATTGTTATCCATGAAAAACTCTGCAGCTCTTGGGATTTTAAATACAGTGCGCGTGATGAAGCAGGAGCGGCCAATGGCTTAGCAACAGAGGCAGGAGATGACCAAAAAGCCGCCGCTGATGCACGAGAACCAGAAGAAGTTGATAACAGCGAAGATGTTATCCATATGGATGAAAGTGACGCCCCCAATTTGCCTAAAGCAGAGACGGAAGCCAAAACACCTGAAAATCAAGAGCAAGAAGAAGAGAAAAAAGGCGGTGTACTTGCAAACTATCATGATATCCGTACTGGTGAAAAAAAGGAAGTCAAGGTTGGCAAACCACCGTTTCATGAACTTAAATATACCTACCACAATCAATCAGAAGCTGTTGGGGCCATTGCGGCTTATCGCAATAAATCATCGCGTGGGAAATCTTCTTTCTCATGTGATATTGGTGGTGATCCCTTTGTACAAGCAGAAGCAAAGCTTGTTCAAGAGCCCCCTTTCCGCCCCTATATTCCAGCAGAATGGCGCATCAAAAGTGTTAAGCACAAGCTTGATAAAACAGGTGGTTACACTACAAAAATAGATTGCGAGCTTTTTGATGAAACCCAAGAAGATGCGGCTGGAAACGTTGCAAACACCACACCAGATAAAGATGATACCCTTGATCCAAACGCCCCACCTAACG
- a CDS encoding tail protein X, protein MSDLYVTKEGDMVDAICWKYYAKGQQALAVERVYAANFGLADYGPILKAGITIVLPTLPYPKATPVIRIWGSQS, encoded by the coding sequence ATGAGTGATCTTTACGTGACAAAAGAAGGCGATATGGTTGATGCCATTTGCTGGAAATACTATGCCAAGGGTCAACAAGCCCTTGCTGTTGAACGCGTTTATGCAGCAAACTTTGGTCTTGCAGACTATGGACCCATCTTAAAAGCAGGCATCACAATCGTTTTGCCAACCCTTCCCTATCCTAAAGCCACACCGGTGATTAGAATTTGGGGCAGTCAATCATGA
- a CDS encoding phage tail protein: MMLALGSFIFSIETAAYQTLDMSYGVPWVEQGRLGRKAALQLPAVANAEFSLTGVIYPDFKGGHGQIEYLRQMAHNGPHILVTGQGKILGKFVILSVEEKQSIFHQNGTPKKQEFTIKLREYGEEL, from the coding sequence ATGATGTTAGCTTTGGGTAGTTTTATCTTTTCCATTGAAACGGCCGCTTATCAAACCCTTGACATGTCTTATGGTGTTCCATGGGTCGAGCAAGGGCGATTGGGGCGCAAAGCTGCTCTTCAATTGCCTGCTGTGGCAAATGCAGAGTTTTCTTTAACCGGTGTGATCTATCCAGATTTTAAAGGCGGTCACGGACAAATCGAGTATTTGCGACAAATGGCGCATAATGGTCCTCATATCCTTGTGACGGGTCAGGGGAAAATTTTAGGAAAGTTTGTCATTCTTTCCGTAGAGGAAAAACAAAGCATTTTTCACCAAAATGGGACCCCAAAAAAACAAGAATTTACAATAAAGTTGAGAGAATATGGTGAAGAGCTATGA
- a CDS encoding tail protein — protein MSEKVADAKVKLSLEDELTAPLKRVQKQFNTLSKTLSHRMGIPRFSAAVKNMTKSLHGVQGALSTAASRASVFTGVLGLAGGGLVASVTALTMKTMHLGDSLHHASHHLGMSVASLQLWGDAADNSGYSAELFQQSLATLNRRSAQAYAGQKRGMMGFEALGISVKNASGKLKSNSLLLEEITEKMSKMKNQAQRQHIAALLFGGDGKEMASMLAQGMAPIKELFAKARKGKWLIGADVARYAADLSDKLGAFKKKIGGIANFLGARFMPVINDMVDGFSKLIDENRDLIQTTVASWAKTLRKVLQDLLNPTSDLRKGISDLTERIKGWFQWLEPLIGEITLFKVGLVALGSFIFGPLIAALTAVGVAFVSLGYTMMTTPIGWLIGGIATLAVLYKYWDKLNGWIAASLAVVGTILIGSFIAAMVPAASAVAGLAVSLVTSLIPAITAVGSAFISLGVAIMTTPIGWILGGIAALVAAGYLLYKNWDTVISFISKLWDSFASLCSNAFNNLLALFKNFSPLSWISKKINELIEWLFGVDLMEAGSNLINGLWDGIKSKWNALSDWLSGMMSKLTSWMPNWMKEKLGFNVSINKTSTQTIKTFTEETNTRAKKMLDTAVVTNTPPEKRKSGFNTGGVETKHMEAPNTKAGAFKAPKPITVHKPVEIDARVMISNLNISVPNGLKDEIRNAVNQALEHYAKQQRLAIASSLSD, from the coding sequence ATGAGTGAAAAAGTTGCCGATGCAAAGGTGAAATTGTCTCTTGAAGACGAACTCACCGCACCTCTTAAACGTGTACAAAAACAATTTAATACATTGTCAAAAACACTCTCTCATAGAATGGGTATTCCGCGCTTTTCTGCTGCTGTAAAAAACATGACAAAAAGTCTTCATGGTGTTCAAGGTGCTCTTAGCACAGCTGCAAGTCGTGCTTCGGTCTTTACCGGTGTCTTAGGGCTTGCTGGTGGGGGGCTTGTGGCAAGTGTGACCGCCCTCACCATGAAAACCATGCATCTGGGAGATAGTCTTCACCATGCCTCACACCATTTAGGTATGAGTGTTGCATCACTTCAATTATGGGGTGATGCTGCTGATAATTCAGGATATTCTGCCGAACTCTTTCAACAATCCTTGGCAACCTTAAATAGGCGTTCTGCGCAAGCATATGCTGGACAAAAAAGAGGCATGATGGGATTTGAAGCGCTTGGTATTTCTGTCAAAAATGCTTCTGGCAAACTCAAATCAAATTCTCTCTTACTAGAAGAAATTACCGAAAAAATGAGTAAAATGAAAAATCAAGCACAAAGACAGCATATTGCTGCTCTGCTGTTTGGGGGTGATGGTAAAGAGATGGCATCCATGCTTGCACAAGGCATGGCGCCCATCAAAGAGCTGTTTGCAAAGGCGAGAAAAGGAAAGTGGCTGATAGGCGCCGATGTTGCACGCTATGCCGCAGATTTAAGTGACAAGCTTGGTGCCTTTAAGAAAAAAATAGGTGGTATCGCGAACTTTCTTGGTGCACGCTTTATGCCCGTGATCAATGATATGGTTGACGGTTTTTCAAAGTTGATTGATGAAAACCGTGACCTCATTCAAACAACCGTTGCGAGCTGGGCTAAAACCTTAAGAAAAGTCTTGCAAGATTTGCTTAATCCTACCTCTGATTTAAGAAAAGGTATCAGTGATCTCACAGAAAGGATTAAAGGCTGGTTTCAATGGCTAGAACCTCTAATTGGTGAAATAACTCTTTTCAAGGTGGGGCTTGTCGCTCTTGGTTCCTTCATTTTTGGTCCACTCATTGCCGCATTAACAGCCGTGGGAGTAGCGTTTGTTAGCCTTGGCTATACTATGATGACCACCCCTATCGGTTGGCTCATTGGCGGTATTGCAACACTTGCTGTACTCTATAAATATTGGGATAAACTCAATGGCTGGATAGCAGCATCTTTAGCTGTAGTTGGAACAATTCTTATCGGATCATTCATTGCAGCAATGGTCCCGGCTGCTTCCGCAGTTGCGGGTCTTGCGGTATCTCTTGTAACTTCACTTATTCCAGCAATAACCGCCGTTGGTTCTGCTTTTATATCGCTTGGTGTTGCTATCATGACCACACCTATTGGCTGGATACTTGGCGGCATTGCAGCTCTTGTTGCTGCCGGATATCTGCTCTACAAAAATTGGGACACAGTCATAAGCTTTATAAGCAAGCTATGGGATTCTTTTGCAAGCTTATGTAGTAATGCTTTCAATAACCTCTTGGCGCTCTTTAAAAACTTTTCACCACTCTCTTGGATTTCGAAAAAAATCAATGAACTCATTGAATGGCTGTTCGGTGTCGATTTAATGGAAGCAGGCTCCAATCTGATTAATGGGCTTTGGGATGGCATCAAAAGCAAATGGAACGCTCTGTCTGACTGGCTCAGCGGCATGATGAGTAAATTAACCAGTTGGATGCCAAACTGGATGAAAGAAAAGTTAGGGTTTAATGTTTCAATCAACAAAACTTCAACGCAGACCATTAAAACCTTTACCGAAGAAACCAATACACGGGCAAAAAAAATGCTCGATACAGCCGTGGTTACAAATACCCCCCCTGAAAAACGCAAAAGTGGCTTTAATACAGGGGGCGTTGAAACAAAGCATATGGAAGCTCCAAATACAAAAGCGGGCGCCTTCAAAGCTCCCAAGCCCATTACCGTTCATAAGCCGGTAGAAATCGATGCCCGCGTGATGATTTCAAATTTAAATATTTCCGTCCCCAATGGTCTTAAAGATGAAATCAGAAACGCAGTCAATCAAGCCCTTGAACACTATGCCAAACAACAGCGCTTGGCTATCGCCTCTAGCCTTTCGGATTAA
- a CDS encoding GpE family phage tail protein: protein MMEMEPQELIFWRKQAAERYKTK, encoded by the coding sequence ATGATGGAAATGGAACCACAAGAACTCATATTCTGGCGAAAACAAGCAGCAGAAAGGTATAAGACAAAATGA
- a CDS encoding phage tail assembly protein, which produces MTIQQSVTHQLLIPITFEGKEHTTITLQRPKTKDLQAIDKKEGVEQTIAMIARLSGWPHEAISELDINDLSSIGEILESFIKRRDTSTGKPPQNS; this is translated from the coding sequence ATGACTATACAACAAAGTGTTACCCATCAATTGCTTATCCCTATTACCTTTGAAGGAAAAGAACACACCACAATTACCTTACAGCGCCCCAAAACAAAAGATTTGCAAGCAATCGACAAAAAAGAAGGCGTAGAGCAAACAATCGCTATGATCGCACGCCTTTCTGGATGGCCGCATGAGGCTATCAGTGAACTTGATATCAATGATTTGTCAAGCATTGGAGAGATCTTGGAGTCTTTTATCAAACGGCGGGATACCTCGACTGGGAAACCGCCGCAAAACTCATAG
- a CDS encoding phage major tail tube protein has translation MTVPVLPRVLKYFNIFVDGIPYQAKCESVTLPNLSLVVESYRGGGMDSSIEVDLGLETLTLSMTISDCSPELMALLGRTDVNISLRSSMQAQGTPAEGVVMTMRGLCKGFEMAEWQPGGKATSTATFTLQYFKYVQKDIEIVEIDVLNLVRKFNGVNQLADHRENIGL, from the coding sequence ATGACCGTACCTGTTTTACCAAGAGTTTTGAAATATTTTAACATTTTTGTCGACGGTATTCCCTATCAAGCAAAATGTGAAAGTGTCACCCTACCAAATTTGAGTTTGGTCGTTGAGAGTTATCGCGGCGGTGGCATGGATAGCTCCATTGAGGTTGATCTTGGTCTTGAAACCCTCACGCTTAGCATGACCATTTCTGATTGCTCTCCAGAATTAATGGCACTGTTGGGACGCACAGATGTCAACATCTCATTGCGCAGTTCAATGCAAGCACAAGGCACACCCGCAGAAGGTGTTGTCATGACCATGAGAGGACTTTGCAAAGGCTTTGAAATGGCAGAATGGCAACCGGGAGGCAAAGCAACTTCTACAGCAACATTCACATTGCAATATTTCAAATATGTCCAGAAGGACATTGAAATCGTTGAGATAGACGTTCTCAACTTGGTGAGAAAATTCAATGGCGTCAATCAACTCGCAGACCACAGAGAAAACATAGGATTATAA
- a CDS encoding phage tail sheath subtilisin-like domain-containing protein yields the protein MATGFLHGVEVVEVDDGTRSLRAVQSAVIGIVGTAPDADEQAFPLNTPVLVAGSLSQAAKLDKTGKRQGTLPNALDLIFKQVGAIVVVVRVKEGDDENATLTNILGGVNANGAYEGVHAFIGAQSIVGQTPRILIAPGFTHQRPSSVGIEGNETGATANPVAAELIGIAERLRAIVVLDAPNTTDEAALSTAKDFDSKRAILIDPFVKVNRAGKIIEQPASAAVAGVIAKNDFTHGFWHSPSNKVINGIVGTARPIDFSIGDRSSRANLFNEQNITTIIRENGYRLWGNRTLSSDTKFAFLSVVRTADMINDAILRGHLWAVDRNIKKTYMHDVSESVNAYLRDLKAQGAILGGRCTPDLELNTASAIESGKVYFNVEFTPTTPAEHITFRSQIINDYLEEIF from the coding sequence ATGGCAACAGGTTTTTTACACGGTGTTGAAGTCGTTGAGGTTGACGACGGCACCCGCTCCCTTCGTGCGGTTCAGTCTGCCGTTATCGGAATTGTTGGCACAGCACCCGATGCCGATGAACAAGCATTCCCCCTCAACACACCGGTTTTGGTCGCAGGCTCTCTTTCACAAGCCGCAAAACTCGATAAAACGGGTAAGCGTCAAGGTACATTACCCAATGCCCTTGATCTGATTTTTAAACAAGTAGGAGCAATTGTCGTTGTCGTCCGTGTAAAAGAAGGTGACGACGAAAATGCAACACTTACCAATATTCTAGGCGGTGTAAACGCAAATGGCGCTTATGAAGGTGTTCATGCTTTCATTGGAGCACAATCCATTGTAGGACAAACACCACGTATTCTGATTGCGCCAGGCTTTACACATCAACGCCCTTCCAGTGTGGGTATTGAAGGGAATGAAACTGGTGCAACTGCCAACCCCGTCGCAGCAGAACTGATTGGCATTGCAGAGCGTTTGCGCGCCATTGTGGTGCTTGATGCTCCAAACACAACAGATGAAGCAGCTCTTAGCACAGCAAAGGATTTTGATTCAAAACGCGCCATTCTCATTGACCCGTTTGTAAAGGTAAATCGTGCTGGAAAGATCATAGAACAGCCGGCAAGTGCAGCGGTTGCTGGTGTCATTGCCAAAAATGATTTTACCCATGGCTTTTGGCATTCCCCTTCCAATAAAGTGATCAATGGCATTGTGGGAACTGCGCGCCCCATTGATTTTTCCATTGGGGACAGATCAAGCCGTGCCAACCTTTTCAATGAACAAAACATCACAACAATCATTCGCGAAAATGGCTATCGCCTTTGGGGCAATCGCACACTCTCAAGCGATACAAAATTTGCTTTTTTATCCGTGGTGCGCACCGCGGATATGATCAATGATGCTATTTTGCGCGGACATCTATGGGCTGTCGACCGCAATATCAAAAAAACCTACATGCATGATGTCAGTGAAAGCGTCAATGCCTATTTGCGTGATTTGAAAGCACAAGGCGCTATTCTTGGTGGGCGTTGTACGCCTGATCTAGAGCTTAATACAGCAAGCGCCATTGAAAGCGGAAAAGTCTATTTCAATGTGGAATTTACCCCGACAACACCCGCAGAACACATCACGTTCCGTTCACAAATCATCAATGATTACCTAGAGGAGATCTTTTAA
- a CDS encoding phage antirepressor Ant: MNTLIEISEQVIDQETVQTVNARDLHAFLEIKARFNDWIKNRIKEYKFQENINFITLTKNLVNGGKVKEYHITLDMAKHLSMIERNDKGHEARQYFIKCERLLKQVATPQVDYSKPEALLGVLNHLQSQIEQKDHAIAELTPKAEALEGLKRSDGLFGLIEAAKMLEVRPKDLTDYLRKHDWVYRRAPGAPLLPYQDKIKKGFMDCPAITIQRPDGTEKVLPSTKITSRGLACLREQIHGGVQ, from the coding sequence ATGAACACACTTATAGAAATATCAGAACAGGTTATTGATCAAGAAACTGTTCAAACTGTTAATGCACGCGATTTGCATGCGTTTTTAGAGATAAAAGCCCGCTTCAATGATTGGATTAAAAATCGCATTAAAGAATATAAGTTTCAGGAAAATATAAACTTTATAACGCTTACTAAAAATTTAGTAAACGGTGGAAAGGTAAAAGAATACCACATTACCTTAGACATGGCTAAACACCTTTCAATGATAGAGCGTAATGATAAAGGGCATGAAGCTCGTCAATATTTTATCAAATGTGAACGGCTTTTGAAACAAGTCGCTACTCCACAAGTTGATTATTCCAAACCAGAAGCATTACTGGGTGTTTTGAATCATCTACAAAGCCAAATCGAGCAAAAAGATCATGCTATTGCAGAATTGACACCAAAAGCCGAAGCTTTGGAAGGTTTAAAACGTTCTGATGGTTTGTTTGGTCTTATTGAAGCGGCAAAGATGTTGGAGGTGCGACCAAAGGATTTAACGGATTACTTGCGTAAACATGATTGGGTCTATCGACGGGCTCCAGGGGCGCCTTTGTTACCTTATCAGGATAAAATCAAGAAAGGCTTTATGGATTGTCCTGCTATCACCATTCAAAGACCGGATGGTACAGAAAAGGTACTCCCTTCAACAAAAATCACATCCAGAGGATTGGCATGTTTGAGAGAACAAATCCATGGAGGTGTGCAATGA
- a CDS encoding HigA family addiction module antitoxin, producing the protein MNDIPAQRDKNRCPTHPGEVLADIIPETGKTKLEIAQMLGISRQHLYDILKAKKPVSPAISACLGKMFGDGAAIWLRMQANYDAWHAERETDVSKVPTLTAREMNAQMEHSHS; encoded by the coding sequence ATGAATGACATTCCTGCACAAAGAGATAAAAACCGCTGCCCTACTCATCCAGGAGAAGTTTTAGCAGATATTATTCCTGAGACAGGCAAAACAAAATTAGAAATTGCACAGATGCTCGGTATATCACGCCAACATCTTTATGATATCCTGAAGGCAAAAAAGCCTGTTTCTCCTGCTATTTCTGCTTGCCTTGGAAAAATGTTTGGTGATGGAGCTGCCATATGGTTACGTATGCAAGCCAATTATGATGCTTGGCATGCAGAGCGGGAAACAGATGTTAGCAAAGTTCCAACACTAACAGCTAGAGAAATGAATGCGCAAATGGAACATAGCCATTCGTAA
- a CDS encoding type II toxin-antitoxin system RelE/ParE family toxin has translation MIKTFKSKTLAELFKTGNSSKIDKRLVKRIMVRLDRLDFSERPEDMNLPGFNFHSLIGYSPTRYTVHVNGPWCITFEFDSCNAYRVDLEQYH, from the coding sequence ATGATTAAAACGTTTAAAAGCAAAACATTGGCAGAATTATTCAAAACGGGAAATTCATCCAAGATTGATAAGAGACTTGTAAAACGTATCATGGTTCGCCTTGATCGTTTAGATTTTTCTGAAAGACCAGAAGATATGAATCTTCCAGGATTTAACTTTCATTCTTTGATTGGATATTCACCCACTCGTTACACTGTCCACGTTAACGGACCATGGTGTATTACTTTTGAATTTGACTCATGTAATGCTTACCGTGTTGATCTTGAACAATATCACTAA
- a CDS encoding type II toxin-antitoxin system prevent-host-death family antitoxin, protein MKKYSFTDVNRGAGDILDEAMSTPVALTKRGREKIIMLPVDLYHELIKARSSVQSFSYADAPQNILDDLDRGLDDILNSDEHV, encoded by the coding sequence ATGAAAAAATATAGTTTTACAGATGTCAACCGCGGGGCAGGTGATATTTTAGACGAGGCTATGTCAACACCTGTTGCTTTGACAAAACGAGGGCGTGAAAAAATCATTATGCTTCCTGTTGATTTATATCATGAATTAATAAAAGCGCGTTCTAGTGTACAATCTTTTTCCTATGCAGATGCACCGCAAAATATATTAGATGATTTAGATCGTGGTTTAGATGACATTTTAAACAGTGATGAACATGTTTAA
- a CDS encoding HigA family addiction module antitoxin, whose translation MTTRNPNRCPSHPGEILAESLEHLNASKTEIARILQITRQHLHGILKGERPVTAVTAARIGKLLGNGPALWLQLQANYDAWHAERETDVSKVPTLHTV comes from the coding sequence ATGACCACACGTAATCCTAATCGTTGTCCTTCTCATCCAGGAGAAATTTTAGCTGAATCCTTAGAACATTTAAATGCAAGCAAAACCGAAATTGCTAGGATTCTTCAAATAACACGCCAGCACTTGCACGGTATCCTTAAAGGAGAACGTCCAGTCACAGCCGTAACAGCAGCTCGCATTGGTAAATTGTTAGGAAATGGACCAGCCCTTTGGCTACAGCTTCAAGCCAATTATGATGCTTGGCATGCTGAACGTGAAACAGATGTTAGCAAAGTTCCGACACTCCATACTGTTTAA